One genomic segment of Erythrolamprus reginae isolate rEryReg1 chromosome 2, rEryReg1.hap1, whole genome shotgun sequence includes these proteins:
- the GTF2F1 gene encoding general transcription factor IIF subunit 1, which produces MASLGTSNQGASEFVVRVPKSTSKKYNIMAFNAADKVNFATWHQAKMERDLSNKKIYQEEEMPESGAGSEFNRKLREEARRKKYGIVLKEFKLEDQPWILKVNGKAGRKFKGVKKGGVTENTSYYIFTQCPDGAFEAFPVNNWYNFTPIAKHRTLTAEEAEEEWERRNKVLNHFSIMQQRRLKYQGEEEEEEKEKKGKKKGNDLKIHDLEDELEMSSDDSEFSDADGEKPAKTKKKAPLTKKKKKKKGSDDEAFEDSDDGDFEGQEVDYMSDGSSSSAEEAVGKPKVAKEDTPKGIDEASESSEESEEEKPAEEKEEEEEEKKVPTTQEKKKKKDSSDESETSEDSDIDSEASSALFMTKKKTPPKKERKGSASSSQGNSRPGTPLVDAGSTSSMLRAAANKLEQGKRQAGSSELPAAKRLKMDAGAQAATTSGKSTPQPQSGKSTPSSGDVQLTEDAVRRYLTRKPMTTKDLLKKFQTKKTGLSSEQTVNVLAQILKRLNPERKNINEKMHFFLKE; this is translated from the exons ATGGCTTCTCTG gGAACCAGCAACCAGGGAGCATCCGAATTTGTTGTCCGGGTTCCCAA AAGCACCTCCAAGAAATATAATATTATGGCCTTCAATGCTGCCGACAAGGTCAACTTCGCCACCTGGCACCAG GCAAAGATGGAGCGAGATCTCAGCAATAAGAAGATCTATCAGGAAGAAGAAATGCCAGAATCTGGAGCTGGCAGTGAGTTCAACCGCAAGCTGCGTGAGGAAGCAAGGCGCAAGAAATATGGCATTGTCCTGAAGGAGTTTAAACTTGAGGATCAGCCTTGGATCCTAAAAGTCAATGGCAAGGCTGGCCGCAA GTTCAAAGGAGTGAAAAAGGGTGGTGTGACTGAAAACACATCCTATTACATCTTTACTCAGTGTCCAGATGGTGCTTTTGAAGCCTTCCCAGTCAACAATTGGTATAATTTTACACCTATAGCCAAGCATCGCACCTTGACTGCAGAGGAAGCTGAGGAGGAATGGGAAAG GAGAAACAAAGTCCTAAACCACTTCAGCATCATGCAGCAACGGCGGCTGAAGTaccagggggaggaagaagaggaggagaaagagaagaaaggcaaAAAGAAAGGCAACGATCTAAAAATCCATGACCTGGAAGATGAACTGGAGATGAGTTCAGATGACAGCGAGTTCAGTGACGCTGATG GTGAAAAGCCtgccaaaaccaagaaaaaagcACCGctcaccaaaaaaaagaaaaagaagaaaggatccGATGATGAAGCCTTTGAAGATAGTGATGATGGAGATTTTGAGGGCCAGGAAGTAGATTACATGTCTGATGGATCAAG CAGCTCAGCAGAGGAAGCAGTCGGCAAGCCCAAAGTCGCCAAAGAAGACACCCCGAAAG GTATAGATGAAGCAAGTGAGAGCAGTGAAGAGAGTGAGGAGGAGAAGCctgcagaggagaaagaggaggaggaggaagagaagaaggtcCCTACTAcacaggagaaaaagaaaaagaaag ACAGCAGTGATGAGTCGGAGACGTCAGAGGACAGTGACATTGACAGCGAAGCATCTTCAGCTCTCTTCATGACG AAAAAGAAGACTCCTCCCAAGAAGGAGCGCAAGGGCTCAGCCAGTAGCTCCCAAGGGAACAGCCGTCCAGGGACCCCCTTGGTGGATGCCGGCAGCACCTCCTCCATGCTGCGAGCTGCAGCCAACAAGTTGGAGCAAG GCAAGCGACAGGCAGGGTCCAGTGAACTCCCAGCAGCAAAGAGGTTGAAAATGGATGCTGGAGCCCAGGCTGCCACCACATCTGGGAAATCTACCCCACAGCCACAGTCAGGCAAATCAACGCCTAGTAGTGG TGATGTACAGCTGACGGAGGACGCTGTGCGCCGGTATCTAACTCGCAAGCCCATGACCACTAAGGATCTCCTAAAGAAATTCCAAACCAAGAAGACTGGACTAAGCAGTGAACAGACAGTCAATGTACTGGCACAGATTCTTAAACGCCTCAACCCTGAGCGCAAGAACATCAATGAAAAGATGCACTTCTTCCTCAAGGAATGA
- the LOC139161873 gene encoding adenylate kinase isoenzyme 1-like isoform X2 yields MLVSGVTGIVNEAGRGLRAESCPALWMLEQNSARKCLWPGGPGSGKDVQSIRLASKYDFSHMAIGELLREEANRNTSKGKAIREILLKGALVPSGYILELLTDKMLKAGNFKGFFIEGFPREINQARLFEEVVGRLPNIVIVFDCSSETMIQRLMIKSQLGQRANDHERMIRQRLDTYYTLCDPVLTYYLQKNILRNILGEEPAEVVFAKCCSVVDDVIKTATSVV; encoded by the exons ATGTTGGTCTCCGGAGTAACAGGGATTGTCAACGAAGCTGGCCGAGGGTTaagggcagag TCATGTCCAGCTTTATGGATGCTTGAGCAGAACAGTGCGAGAAAATGTCTCTGGCCCG GAGGCCCTGGATCTGGTAAAGACGTGCAGAGTATCCGGCTAGCTAGCAAGTACGACTTCTCCCACATGGCTATTGGAGAGCTGCTGCGGGAAGAAGCCAACAGAAATACTAGCAAAGGCAAAGCCATTAGGGAGATCCTGCTGAAAGGGGCGCTGGTGCCCTCG GGCTACATCTTGGAACTGCTGACTGACAAGATGTTAAAAGCTGGAAATTTCAAAGGATTCTTTATTGAAGGCTTCCCACGAGAAATCAATCAAGCCAGGCTGTTTGAGGAAGTT GTGGGACGTTTGCCCAACATTGTTATAGTGTTTGACTGCTCTTCAGAGACTATGATCCAGCGGCTGATGATCAAAAGCCAGTTGGGCCAAAGAGCGAATGACCATGAGAGAATGATCCGGCAGCGGCTTGACACTTACTACACACTGTGTGACCCTGTCCTCACCTACTACCTGCAGAAAAACATACTTCGGAAT ATCCTTGGGGAGGAACCCGCAGAAGTAGTCTTTGCCAAGTGCTGCAGTGTTGTTGATGATGTGATAAAAACAGCTACCTCTGTGGTATAG
- the LOC139161873 gene encoding adenylate kinase isoenzyme 1-like isoform X1 — MLVSGVTGIVNEAGRGLRAESCPALWMLEQNSARKCLWPEKLKDSVIIFMIGGPGSGKDVQSIRLASKYDFSHMAIGELLREEANRNTSKGKAIREILLKGALVPSGYILELLTDKMLKAGNFKGFFIEGFPREINQARLFEEVVGRLPNIVIVFDCSSETMIQRLMIKSQLGQRANDHERMIRQRLDTYYTLCDPVLTYYLQKNILRNILGEEPAEVVFAKCCSVVDDVIKTATSVV, encoded by the exons ATGTTGGTCTCCGGAGTAACAGGGATTGTCAACGAAGCTGGCCGAGGGTTaagggcagag TCATGTCCAGCTTTATGGATGCTTGAGCAGAACAGTGCGAGAAAATGTCTCTGGCCCG AAAAGTTGAAAGACTCTGTCATCATCTTTATGATAGGAGGCCCTGGATCTGGTAAAGACGTGCAGAGTATCCGGCTAGCTAGCAAGTACGACTTCTCCCACATGGCTATTGGAGAGCTGCTGCGGGAAGAAGCCAACAGAAATACTAGCAAAGGCAAAGCCATTAGGGAGATCCTGCTGAAAGGGGCGCTGGTGCCCTCG GGCTACATCTTGGAACTGCTGACTGACAAGATGTTAAAAGCTGGAAATTTCAAAGGATTCTTTATTGAAGGCTTCCCACGAGAAATCAATCAAGCCAGGCTGTTTGAGGAAGTT GTGGGACGTTTGCCCAACATTGTTATAGTGTTTGACTGCTCTTCAGAGACTATGATCCAGCGGCTGATGATCAAAAGCCAGTTGGGCCAAAGAGCGAATGACCATGAGAGAATGATCCGGCAGCGGCTTGACACTTACTACACACTGTGTGACCCTGTCCTCACCTACTACCTGCAGAAAAACATACTTCGGAAT ATCCTTGGGGAGGAACCCGCAGAAGTAGTCTTTGCCAAGTGCTGCAGTGTTGTTGATGATGTGATAAAAACAGCTACCTCTGTGGTATAG
- the LOC139161873 gene encoding adenylate kinase isoenzyme 1-like isoform X4, which translates to MLEQNSARKCLWPGGPGSGKDVQSIRLASKYDFSHMAIGELLREEANRNTSKGKAIREILLKGALVPSGYILELLTDKMLKAGNFKGFFIEGFPREINQARLFEEVVGRLPNIVIVFDCSSETMIQRLMIKSQLGQRANDHERMIRQRLDTYYTLCDPVLTYYLQKNILRNILGEEPAEVVFAKCCSVVDDVIKTATSVV; encoded by the exons ATGCTTGAGCAGAACAGTGCGAGAAAATGTCTCTGGCCCG GAGGCCCTGGATCTGGTAAAGACGTGCAGAGTATCCGGCTAGCTAGCAAGTACGACTTCTCCCACATGGCTATTGGAGAGCTGCTGCGGGAAGAAGCCAACAGAAATACTAGCAAAGGCAAAGCCATTAGGGAGATCCTGCTGAAAGGGGCGCTGGTGCCCTCG GGCTACATCTTGGAACTGCTGACTGACAAGATGTTAAAAGCTGGAAATTTCAAAGGATTCTTTATTGAAGGCTTCCCACGAGAAATCAATCAAGCCAGGCTGTTTGAGGAAGTT GTGGGACGTTTGCCCAACATTGTTATAGTGTTTGACTGCTCTTCAGAGACTATGATCCAGCGGCTGATGATCAAAAGCCAGTTGGGCCAAAGAGCGAATGACCATGAGAGAATGATCCGGCAGCGGCTTGACACTTACTACACACTGTGTGACCCTGTCCTCACCTACTACCTGCAGAAAAACATACTTCGGAAT ATCCTTGGGGAGGAACCCGCAGAAGTAGTCTTTGCCAAGTGCTGCAGTGTTGTTGATGATGTGATAAAAACAGCTACCTCTGTGGTATAG
- the LOC139161873 gene encoding adenylate kinase isoenzyme 1-like isoform X3: MLEQNSARKCLWPEKLKDSVIIFMIGGPGSGKDVQSIRLASKYDFSHMAIGELLREEANRNTSKGKAIREILLKGALVPSGYILELLTDKMLKAGNFKGFFIEGFPREINQARLFEEVVGRLPNIVIVFDCSSETMIQRLMIKSQLGQRANDHERMIRQRLDTYYTLCDPVLTYYLQKNILRNILGEEPAEVVFAKCCSVVDDVIKTATSVV, from the exons ATGCTTGAGCAGAACAGTGCGAGAAAATGTCTCTGGCCCG AAAAGTTGAAAGACTCTGTCATCATCTTTATGATAGGAGGCCCTGGATCTGGTAAAGACGTGCAGAGTATCCGGCTAGCTAGCAAGTACGACTTCTCCCACATGGCTATTGGAGAGCTGCTGCGGGAAGAAGCCAACAGAAATACTAGCAAAGGCAAAGCCATTAGGGAGATCCTGCTGAAAGGGGCGCTGGTGCCCTCG GGCTACATCTTGGAACTGCTGACTGACAAGATGTTAAAAGCTGGAAATTTCAAAGGATTCTTTATTGAAGGCTTCCCACGAGAAATCAATCAAGCCAGGCTGTTTGAGGAAGTT GTGGGACGTTTGCCCAACATTGTTATAGTGTTTGACTGCTCTTCAGAGACTATGATCCAGCGGCTGATGATCAAAAGCCAGTTGGGCCAAAGAGCGAATGACCATGAGAGAATGATCCGGCAGCGGCTTGACACTTACTACACACTGTGTGACCCTGTCCTCACCTACTACCTGCAGAAAAACATACTTCGGAAT ATCCTTGGGGAGGAACCCGCAGAAGTAGTCTTTGCCAAGTGCTGCAGTGTTGTTGATGATGTGATAAAAACAGCTACCTCTGTGGTATAG
- the LOC139161873 gene encoding adenylate kinase isoenzyme 1-like isoform X6: MGICQGSLPKSTKPLKHELKEKLKDSVIIFMIGGPGSGKDVQSIRLASKYDFSHMAIGELLREEANRNTSKGKAIREILLKGALVPSGYILELLTDKMLKAGNFKGFFIEGFPREINQARLFEEVVGRLPNIVIVFDCSSETMIQRLMIKSQLGQRANDHERMIRQRLDTYYTLCDPVLTYYLQKNILRNILGEEPAEVVFAKCCSVVDDVIKTATSVV; this comes from the exons ATGGGGATTTGCCAGGGCAGTCTCCCAAAATCCACTAAGCCCTTGAAGCATGAACTAAAAG AAAAGTTGAAAGACTCTGTCATCATCTTTATGATAGGAGGCCCTGGATCTGGTAAAGACGTGCAGAGTATCCGGCTAGCTAGCAAGTACGACTTCTCCCACATGGCTATTGGAGAGCTGCTGCGGGAAGAAGCCAACAGAAATACTAGCAAAGGCAAAGCCATTAGGGAGATCCTGCTGAAAGGGGCGCTGGTGCCCTCG GGCTACATCTTGGAACTGCTGACTGACAAGATGTTAAAAGCTGGAAATTTCAAAGGATTCTTTATTGAAGGCTTCCCACGAGAAATCAATCAAGCCAGGCTGTTTGAGGAAGTT GTGGGACGTTTGCCCAACATTGTTATAGTGTTTGACTGCTCTTCAGAGACTATGATCCAGCGGCTGATGATCAAAAGCCAGTTGGGCCAAAGAGCGAATGACCATGAGAGAATGATCCGGCAGCGGCTTGACACTTACTACACACTGTGTGACCCTGTCCTCACCTACTACCTGCAGAAAAACATACTTCGGAAT ATCCTTGGGGAGGAACCCGCAGAAGTAGTCTTTGCCAAGTGCTGCAGTGTTGTTGATGATGTGATAAAAACAGCTACCTCTGTGGTATAG
- the LOC139161873 gene encoding adenylate kinase isoenzyme 1-like isoform X5, whose product MIGGPGSGKDVQSIRLASKYDFSHMAIGELLREEANRNTSKGKAIREILLKGALVPSGYILELLTDKMLKAGNFKGFFIEGFPREINQARLFEEVVGRLPNIVIVFDCSSETMIQRLMIKSQLGQRANDHERMIRQRLDTYYTLCDPVLTYYLQKNILRNILGEEPAEVVFAKCCSVVDDVIKTATSVV is encoded by the exons ATGATAGGAGGCCCTGGATCTGGTAAAGACGTGCAGAGTATCCGGCTAGCTAGCAAGTACGACTTCTCCCACATGGCTATTGGAGAGCTGCTGCGGGAAGAAGCCAACAGAAATACTAGCAAAGGCAAAGCCATTAGGGAGATCCTGCTGAAAGGGGCGCTGGTGCCCTCG GGCTACATCTTGGAACTGCTGACTGACAAGATGTTAAAAGCTGGAAATTTCAAAGGATTCTTTATTGAAGGCTTCCCACGAGAAATCAATCAAGCCAGGCTGTTTGAGGAAGTT GTGGGACGTTTGCCCAACATTGTTATAGTGTTTGACTGCTCTTCAGAGACTATGATCCAGCGGCTGATGATCAAAAGCCAGTTGGGCCAAAGAGCGAATGACCATGAGAGAATGATCCGGCAGCGGCTTGACACTTACTACACACTGTGTGACCCTGTCCTCACCTACTACCTGCAGAAAAACATACTTCGGAAT ATCCTTGGGGAGGAACCCGCAGAAGTAGTCTTTGCCAAGTGCTGCAGTGTTGTTGATGATGTGATAAAAACAGCTACCTCTGTGGTATAG